From a region of the Paralichthys olivaceus isolate ysfri-2021 chromosome 4, ASM2471397v2, whole genome shotgun sequence genome:
- the bri3bp gene encoding BRI3-binding protein, producing the protein MKGIRFLVVFLVLSASLLCGTGEAARSRTSNQNSFRRAANGIYQTLSSVFGEDNIRGLYKFFSKTTERFVHGVDSFLDTIWKIWSDLLDVMGIDSSNLSHYFSPTSLTNSPARALLLVAAVLLAYWFLSMFLGGFFYLLHAVFGRFFWLARVTLFALSCLYILQKFEGDPERAVLPLCFIMAVYFMTGPVGAYWRRGGGAGSLEEKIDHLDTQIRLLNIRLTRVIDSLERTADQ; encoded by the exons ATGAAGGGAATACGCTTCCTCGTGGTTTTCTTGGTGCTTTCCGCGTCTTTGCTGTGCGGCACAGGCGAGGCGGCCCGGAGCCGGACCAGCAACCAGAACAGCTTCCGCCGGGCGGCGAACGGCATCTACCAGACCCTGAGCAGCGTGTTCGGAGAGGACAACATCAGGGGGCTGTACAAG TTTTTCTCCAAAACAACAGAGCGGTTCGTCCATGGAGTCGACTCTTTCCTGGACACCATTTGGAAGATCTGGTCAGATCTGCTGGATGTGATGGGCATCGACT cctcaaACCTCAGCCACTACTTCAGCCCCACGTCTCTCACCAACTCTCCGGCACGCGCCCTGCTCCTGGTCGCTGCTGTGCTCCTGGCCTACTGGTTCCTCTCCATGTTCCTGGGGGGTTTCTTCTACCTGCTGCACGCCGTGTTCGGACGCTTTTTCTGGCTGGCTCGTGTCACGCTCTTCGCCCTGTCCTGCCTCTACATCCTGCAGAAGTTTGAGGGCGACCCGGAGCGTGCCGTGCTGCCGCTGTGCTTCATCATGGCGGTGTACTTCATGACAGGGCCCGTGGGAGCATACTGGCGTCGGGGGGGCGGCGCAGGTTCACTGGAAGAGAAGATCGACCACTTGGACACTCAGATCCGGCTCCTCAACATCAGGCTGACTCGTGTGATCGACAGCCTGGAACGCACTGCGGATCAGTAG
- the wdr31 gene encoding WD repeat-containing protein 31, producing MGKLQSKFRKRSDLYRASEGEKADNNFDSQVVQYEPAHQGSISTVTNLSPDLCVSGGSDQAVVVYDWKQGRMCQSFQGHNREVTKVVCYPGSTWIFSASRDKTVLMWDLNQGDEPIQEFCGHELVVNGLAISPDGRKLCTGSRDNWMCLWDIESAKCEQRHNISRNLVTHVCWVPSSSSVVQTSEDKTIRVWDSRAWQVTNTFPAKQYIQTHCDVSPNGNYLVSSSNGFGGQGCEATLWDLRQPGCKVVEYRGHLQTTASCVFLPTPPGGTAQIATSSHDSSIKIWDQNTAVCLGTLSLDGAGPLVALAPNDSTNLLCASFSNGLNHIQVGQGSNQAQGSAAGSGGAGGLDIKVVARF from the exons ATGGGGAAACTACAGAGCAAGTTTCGCAAGCGGTCTGATCTCTACAG GGCATCTGAGGGGGAGAAGGCAGATAATAACTTTGACAGTCAGGTGGTGCAGTATGAACCTGCCCATCAAGGATCCATCAGCACTGTCACGAATCTCAGCCCAGATCTGTGTGTTTCTGGCGGCAGCGATCAG GCTGTGGTGGTGTATGACTGGAAACAAGGCCGGATGTGTCAGTCCTTCCAGGGTCACAACAGAGAGGTTACCAAG GTGGTGTGTTATCCAGGAAGTACATGGATCTTTAGTGCCTCACGGGACAAAACTGTTCTGATGTGGGACCTAAACCAGGGGGATGAACCTATTCAGGAATTCTGTGGGCATGAGTTGGTGGTCAACGGACTAGCTATCAGCCctg ATGGGAGAAAGCTATGCACCGGTTCTCGTGACAACTGGATGTGCCTGTGGGACATAGAATCTGCAAAATGtgaacagagacacaacatCTCTAGAAACCTG GTGACTCATGTGTGTTGGGTGCCATCCAGCTCCTCTGTAGTCCAGACTTCTGAGGATAAGACCATAAG ggTGTGGGACAGCCGTGCCTGGCAGGTGACCAATACGTTTCCAGCCAAGCAGTACATCCAGACCCACTGTGACGTCTCTCCCAACGGGAACTATCTGGTGTCGAGCAGCAACGGCTTTGGAGGGCAGGGCTGTGAAGCCACG CTCTGGGACCTGCGGCAGCCTGGCTGTAAGGTTGTGGAGTACAGAGGCCACCTCCAAACCACAGCCTCATGTGTTTTTCTACCTACGCCTCCTGGTGGCACCGCTCAGATTGCAACATCCTCCCATGACAGCTCCATCAAAATCTGGGATCAGAACACAGCAG TTTGTTTAGGGACGCTGTCTCTGGATGGTGCTGGTCCACTGGTTGCTCTGGCCCCAAATGACTCCACCAATCTGCTGTGTGCCAGCTTCAGCAACGGCCTCAACCATATCCAGGTgggccagggatcaaaccaggCTCAGGGttctgcagcaggttcaggtGGAGCTGGTGGCCTCGACATTAAAGTCGTTGCACGTTTCTGA
- the LOC109638174 gene encoding guanine nucleotide-binding protein G(q) subunit alpha, which yields MTLESIMACCLSEEAKEARRINDEIERQLRRDKRDARRELKLLLLGTGESGKSTFIKQMRIIHGTGYSDEDKRGFTKLVYQNIFTSMQAMIRAMETLKIPYKYEHNKGNANIVREVDVEKVNRLENPYVDAIKSLWNDPGIQECYDRRREYQLSDSTKYYLNALDRISQSSYLPTQQDVLRVRVPTTGIIEYPFDLQSVIFRMVDVGGQRSERRKWIHCFENVTSIMFLVALSEYDQVLVESDNENRMEESKALFRTIITYPWFQNSSVILFLNKKDLLEEKIMYSHLVDYFPEYDGPQRDAQAGREFILKMFVDLNPDSDKIIYSHFTCATDTENIRFVFAAVKDTILQLNLKEYNLV from the exons atgaCCCTGGAGTCCATAATGGCGTGTTGCCTCAGCGAGGAGGCGAAGGAAGCCCGTCGGATCAACGACGAGATCGAGAGGCAGCTCCGCCGGGACAAGAGGGACGCGCGCCGGGAACTGAAACTGTTGCTCCTCG GCACTGGGGAGAGTGGAAAGAGCACATTCATCAAACAGATGAGGATTATCCACGGCACAGGTTACTCCGATGAGGACAAAAGGGGTTTTACCAAACTTGTGTATCAGAACATCTTCACATCCATGCAGGCCATGATTCGAGCCATGGAGACGCTCAAGATCCCCTACAAATATGAGCACAACAAG GGTAACGCCAACATCGTGAGGGAGGTGGACGTAGAAAAGGTCAACAGGTTAGAGAATCCTTACGTAGATGCAATCAAGAGCTTGTGGAATGACCCGGGCATCCAGGAGTGTTATGATCGTAGGAGGGAATACCAACTCTCAGACTCCACTAAGTA TTACTTGAATGCGTTGGACAGAATCTCCCAGTCATCCTATCTTCCCACCCAGCAGGACGTGCTGAGGGTTCGAGTCCCGACCACGGGCATCATCGAATACCCGTTTGACCTGCAGAGCGTCATATTCAG GATGGTGGATgtgggaggtcagaggtcggaaAGAAGGAAGTGGATCCACTGCTTTGAGAACGTCACATCCATCATGTTTCTTGTGGCACTCAGCGAGTATGACCAAGTTTTGGTGGAATCAGACAACGAG aACCGGATGGAGGAGAGTAAAGCTCTGTTTAGGACAATAATCACGTACCCCTGGTTCCAGAACTCCTCCGTCATCCTGTTCCTCAACAAGAAGGacctgctggaggagaagatcATGTACTCTCATCTGGTCGACTACTTCCCAGAATACGATG GTCCGCAGAGGGATGCCCAAGCAGGCCGAGAGTTCATCCTCAAGATGTTTGTGGACCTGAATCCAGACAGTGATAAGATCATCTACTCTCACTTCACCTGTGCCACTGACACGGAGAACATCCGCTTTGTCTTTGCCGCCGTCAAAGACACCATCCTGCAGCTCAACCTAAAGGAGTACAACCTGGTGTAG